The following nucleotide sequence is from Nitrospinota bacterium.
GCATAGCCGGATACACGGAAGAAGAGAAGGTGAAGATCGCGAAGACATACATCGTCCCCAGGCAGATGGACGAACACGGGATAAACAAAAAGAACGTCAGGTTCACGGACGACGCGCTCCACGCCGTCATCCAGCAATACACACGGGAGGCCGGCCTTCGCAACCTGGAGCGCTCTGTTGCGACCGTTTGCCGCAAGGTGGCCCGCAAAGTGGCCTCGGGGTCCAAACGGGCGTACAACATCCGGCCCAAGGACCTGCACGACTACCTTGGAGTGCGAGTGTTCACAAGCGAGGAAGGATCGGAACGGGACATGGTGGGCGTGGCCACCGGCGTGGCCTGGACCCAGGCCGGAGGCGAGGTGATGCAGGTGGAGGCGACGCCCATGCAAGGCTCCGGCAAGCTGACGCTGACAGGAAAACTGGGGGACGTGATGAAAGAGTCGGCCCAGGCGGCGTTGACTTTCATCCGCTCCCGCGCCCACAAGTTCGGGCTGGAAAATGATTTCGCCAGCAAGACGGACATCCACATCCATGTCCCCGCAGGGGCCATTCCCAAGGACGGACCTTCCGCCGGAATCACGATGGCCTCCGCGATCCTTTCCGCGATGACCGGCGTCCCGATCCGCCACGACGTGGCGATGACGGGGGAGATAACCTTGCGTGGCAGGGTGCTGCCCATAGGCGGGCTTAAGGAAAAGGCTTTGGCCGCAAGCCGCGCGGGGATCACGGAGATGGTCATTCCGAGCGAAAACGCAAAAGACCTGGAAGAGATTCCGGAGAATGTGCGCAAGAAAATGAAGTTCCACTTCGCCCGCACAGCGGACCAGGTGATCGAATGGACGTTGAAGCGCAAGCTTGCGTCCGTGAATAAAAAACGGGCCGCTCAGAAAAGCGGGACCGTGAAGGGGAAAAAACGCATGCGGTGAACCCCGGACCTTTAACAATATTCAGCGCAGGGAGACACGCCATGGCGGCAATACGGCAAGTAAGCAAGATCATCAAGGCCCGTTTGACCAGCGATGGCGCCGGCGTCAGTCTGTACCGCTCCATAGGCACTCACGACCTGTCCGATCTGGATCCATTTCTGCTTCTCGACGAGTTTGGCTCGTCGAATCCGGATGATTACATCGCCGGTTTTCCGCCCCATCCCCATCGCGGTTTCGAAACGGTGACTTACATGGTGGAAGGGCATTTCAAGCATGAGGACAGCGCGGGGCATTCCGGAGAGCTTAAATCAGGCGGGGTCCAATGGATGACGGCGGGGCGCGGGGTGATCCATTCGGAAATGCCGCTTATGGAGGAAGGACGGCTGCACGGATTTCAATTGTGGGTGAACCTTCCGGCAAAGAAGAAAATGTGCGCCCCGCGATATCAGAACATTGGCCCGGAACAGATACCCGAAATCTCTCCGTCCAGAAACGTGAGCGTCAAAGTGATCGCGGGCATGGCGCTCGGCGTGAAGGGGCCGGTGGAAGGGATATACGTGGACCCCATGTACCTGGACGTGACGATGGGGCCGGGCGAGTCCTGGACATGCCCGGTGGCAAGCGGGAAGACCGTGTTCAGCTACATTTACGAAGGAACGGCCATATTCGATCAGCGCTTGGCCGGCAGAGGTTCGCTGGTGGTCCTGACGGAAGGTGACGAGATAGCGGTGGCCGCGGGCGACCATGGCGCCAGGATGATAACATTGGCGGGCGACCCCATAAGCGAGCCGATAGCCCGTTACGGCCCCTTCGTGATGAACACGGCGGAGGAGATTTCCCGCGCCATAGCCGACTATAGAAGCGGCGCCATGGGAAGCGCTTGAAGAGCTACTTGGCTCCGGCTTTGGCGAAGGTGATTATGTTTTCTTTTGTCATAAAGCCAGTCTTGCGCGCTTTTTCCTCGCCAGAGGAGTACATAATGAACGTCGGCCATTTTTTTATCCGTAATTTTTCCCTGGCCGCCGGAGATTCATCGGTGTTGATGGCGAATACTCTTGTGGATCCGTCAAGCGTGGCTGAGGCCGAGCTTACGTTCGGAGCTGTCTTCCTGCACCAGCCGCACCACGGAGCCCAGAAATAGACAAGCGCCGGCTTGCCGCTTTTCATGATTTCTTTTTCAAAATCGGCGTCCGTAAGCGCCTGGACGTTCAGGGTGTGGGGCGTGGAATCTTTTTGGGATAGCCCTTTTGAATCATCGCCCGCCGGAGATTCGTCCAACTGCGGCCTTTCGGACTGCTCCCAGACTGTGGAGGAGGGCCGGTATTTTGAAAATTCCTTCGATTCCGCGTTTGTCCTGTATTTTGGCGGTATCTGCGAAGGGGAATCGGCAAAATGGGTCTCGCCCTTTTCGTCCACCCATTTATAAAAGTCCTCGCCATGGGCCGCAAGCGCGAACAACGGAGCGGCGGCGAAAACCAGGTACACGATGCGGCGTGGCAATTTGATCATGATCGCAGGCCTGTCGCTGTTTGAGCAAAGCGCCCGGCGCCGTCCTGTGAACATGCGCCGCAGCTTGCCCATATTATAGTTACGGCATAAAATAATGACAACATGGGTTTTGCCGGACGCCGTCAGGCTATATGGGCCTTCACCTTGCCGTCGCCATCGTAAAAGGTGAGCGCGGCCTTTTGATCTCCAGACACCATGATCCTGGCCATGCTCCTGCCTTTCTTGTCCATCAAGGTGACCGACGGATCCCCGTGCCCGTCCAGCGCGATCTCGACACGGGCGGACCCATCCTTCGCGTTAAGCCTTGCTGAAGGAGCGCCTCCGTCCCCAAGCATAAGCTTGATCCTCTCGCCGCCTTTCTTGTCAAACAGCCCGATGGCGGGATTGCCGTCGTCGCGCACGGCGACGATCACCCGGCGCGCTCCGTCCTTGCCGTAAAGGCCCAGCGCCGGTTC
It contains:
- a CDS encoding pirin family protein; translated protein: MAAIRQVSKIIKARLTSDGAGVSLYRSIGTHDLSDLDPFLLLDEFGSSNPDDYIAGFPPHPHRGFETVTYMVEGHFKHEDSAGHSGELKSGGVQWMTAGRGVIHSEMPLMEEGRLHGFQLWVNLPAKKKMCAPRYQNIGPEQIPEISPSRNVSVKVIAGMALGVKGPVEGIYVDPMYLDVTMGPGESWTCPVASGKTVFSYIYEGTAIFDQRLAGRGSLVVLTEGDEIAVAAGDHGARMITLAGDPISEPIARYGPFVMNTAEEISRAIADYRSGAMGSA
- a CDS encoding DUF4124 domain-containing protein codes for the protein MIKLPRRIVYLVFAAAPLFALAAHGEDFYKWVDEKGETHFADSPSQIPPKYRTNAESKEFSKYRPSSTVWEQSERPQLDESPAGDDSKGLSQKDSTPHTLNVQALTDADFEKEIMKSGKPALVYFWAPWCGWCRKTAPNVSSASATLDGSTRVFAINTDESPAAREKLRIKKWPTFIMYSSGEEKARKTGFMTKENIITFAKAGAK